The Metabacillus litoralis genome contains a region encoding:
- a CDS encoding HD-GYP domain-containing protein yields the protein MRLVRLERCSSGIKLGRSIYSENGKILLTKGTELTDSFINRLKNLNINTVYIEDTASEGIDIIESIPVELLNEATNVITDGLNTIADINITKPTVKGMMETEKTIRNFQRIFKDILTILTENPTVLNLLATTKIHESHVYTHSLNVTIYSCQLAIKNGLQTKEIEEIGLGALLHDLGKIFVKPEVLNKPGRLTQEEFEQMKSHSQLGFDILRKVHEVPYVVAHCALQHHERIDGAGYPRGLKGNEIHHYAKILSVADVFDAVTSHRVYRPAMLPHQGMELLYSGSGTQFDTDQLKLFKDCIAIYPQGLTVKLNDGRTGIVTKYNFHSVGRPEIRIIRDEEDQEVAPYEIDLSSSGNLTLEIVEADALL from the coding sequence ATGCGTTTAGTTAGATTAGAGCGATGCTCATCGGGAATAAAGCTAGGAAGATCTATTTATAGTGAAAATGGCAAAATTCTACTAACAAAAGGAACGGAACTTACTGATAGCTTTATTAACAGACTTAAAAATCTTAATATTAATACAGTATACATAGAAGATACAGCATCAGAAGGTATCGATATTATTGAATCTATACCTGTTGAATTATTAAATGAAGCAACGAATGTTATTACAGATGGATTAAATACAATTGCAGATATAAATATTACGAAACCTACCGTCAAGGGTATGATGGAAACGGAAAAAACAATTAGAAATTTTCAACGTATATTCAAGGATATTTTAACGATCTTAACCGAAAACCCAACTGTCCTAAATCTGCTTGCTACCACAAAAATACATGAAAGTCATGTGTATACCCATAGCTTGAACGTAACAATCTATTCGTGTCAGCTTGCAATAAAAAACGGTCTTCAAACAAAAGAAATTGAAGAAATTGGCTTAGGAGCATTATTACATGACCTTGGAAAAATCTTCGTAAAGCCTGAAGTGCTAAACAAGCCTGGTCGATTAACACAAGAAGAATTTGAACAAATGAAATCACATTCACAACTAGGTTTTGATATTTTAAGAAAAGTACATGAAGTACCTTATGTTGTTGCGCATTGTGCTCTTCAGCATCATGAAAGAATTGATGGAGCGGGTTATCCAAGGGGACTGAAAGGAAACGAAATTCATCACTATGCAAAAATTTTAAGTGTGGCTGATGTGTTCGACGCGGTAACAAGTCACAGAGTCTATCGCCCAGCTATGCTTCCACACCAGGGAATGGAGCTTTTGTATTCGGGAAGTGGCACGCAATTTGATACAGATCAATTGAAGTTATTTAAAGACTGCATTGCGATCTATCCACAAGGACTAACTGTTAAATTAAATGACGGAAGAACAGGAATTGTCACTAAATACAATTTCCATTCAGTAGGACGGCCGGAAATCCGGATCATTCGTGACGAAGAAGACCAGGAAGTAGCACCATACGAAATTGATTTATCATCTTCAGGAAACCTTACGCTGGAAATTGTAGAAGCTGATGCATTGTTATAA
- a CDS encoding gamma-glutamylcyclotransferase, with protein sequence MEKTYKVFVYGTLREHEFNHHLLNGAVCLAKQCWTYGILFDTGLGYPAMITDKVKRIYGELYQVNETILEKLDWLEGYKKEGINNEYERITQTIYTDHHSEQAHVYCYIHKKVENLPMIKGGDWKCHLYTNKSKLLYFAYGSCMDNERFKLGKVEHLFENIVGCGHATNFSLAFTVHFHDGSRADMIEADDLVEGKVYEINQEALHYLYEREGVLANIYRPAFINVVINGVIHKNVLTFLVKNKKEEVAPPEHYSNEILRGAKGLVSSGYYRKLQNKLLTL encoded by the coding sequence ATGGAAAAGACATATAAGGTTTTTGTGTATGGTACACTCCGTGAACATGAATTCAATCATCATTTGCTAAATGGAGCAGTGTGTCTTGCGAAGCAATGCTGGACTTATGGAATTCTTTTTGATACAGGTTTAGGTTATCCAGCGATGATTACAGATAAGGTAAAAAGAATATACGGAGAGTTATATCAAGTAAATGAAACTATATTAGAAAAGCTAGACTGGTTAGAGGGCTACAAAAAAGAAGGGATCAATAACGAATACGAACGAATAACTCAAACCATTTATACTGATCATCACTCAGAACAAGCCCATGTATATTGTTACATACATAAAAAAGTAGAAAATCTGCCTATGATTAAAGGTGGTGACTGGAAATGTCACCTATATACAAATAAATCTAAATTACTTTATTTTGCTTATGGTTCATGTATGGATAATGAGAGATTCAAGCTAGGGAAAGTAGAGCACTTGTTTGAAAATATCGTAGGCTGTGGTCATGCCACAAATTTTTCTTTAGCCTTTACGGTTCATTTTCATGACGGAAGTCGCGCGGATATGATAGAAGCAGATGATCTTGTAGAAGGAAAAGTATATGAAATAAATCAGGAAGCCTTGCATTATTTGTATGAACGAGAAGGAGTATTGGCTAACATTTACCGCCCTGCATTTATTAATGTAGTGATAAATGGTGTCATACATAAAAATGTCCTTACATTTCTTGTTAAGAATAAGAAGGAAGAAGTTGCACCACCTGAACATTATTCAAATGAAATACTAAGAGGTGCGAAGGGATTAGTGAGTAGTGGTTATTATCGTAAGTTGCAAAATAAACTATTAACTTTATAG
- a CDS encoding manganese catalase family protein translates to MFYHVKELQYNAKPSQPDPVYAKKLQEILGGQYGEMSVMMQYLFQGWNCRAEGKYRDMILDIATEEIAHVEMIATMIAQLLDGAPVQDQEQGAKDPAVEAVLGGMNPQHAIVNGLGAQPNDSVGFPWTARYTIASGNLLADFRANLNAESQGRLQVCRLYEMTTDPGVRDMLSFLIARDTMHQNQWMAAIEEIEQTQGAIVPSNFNQEYEKQEVSYSFMNFSEGEDSSTGNWAHGPTLDGQANFEYIQHPEPMGQKPQLQPGPAYMHGTNPKDMRIQQGMGKLEPNQSANNNVFSKSQQPQNQNF, encoded by the coding sequence ATGTTTTATCATGTAAAGGAACTGCAATATAACGCAAAGCCAAGTCAACCAGACCCGGTATATGCAAAAAAATTACAAGAAATCCTTGGTGGACAATATGGGGAAATGTCAGTTATGATGCAGTACCTTTTCCAAGGCTGGAACTGTCGTGCTGAAGGAAAATACCGTGATATGATTTTGGATATTGCAACAGAAGAAATTGCCCATGTAGAAATGATCGCCACAATGATTGCCCAACTACTTGACGGTGCACCAGTACAAGACCAAGAGCAGGGGGCAAAAGATCCTGCAGTTGAAGCTGTTTTAGGCGGAATGAACCCTCAACACGCTATTGTAAACGGACTTGGGGCACAACCAAATGACAGTGTAGGCTTCCCTTGGACAGCACGCTATACAATTGCAAGTGGAAACTTATTAGCAGACTTCAGAGCTAATTTAAATGCGGAATCACAAGGTAGACTTCAGGTTTGTCGTTTATACGAAATGACAACAGATCCTGGAGTAAGAGATATGTTATCATTCTTGATTGCGCGTGATACAATGCACCAAAACCAATGGATGGCAGCAATTGAAGAAATTGAACAAACACAAGGTGCGATTGTACCAAGTAACTTTAACCAAGAGTATGAGAAACAAGAGGTATCTTACTCATTTATGAACTTCTCTGAAGGAGAAGACAGCAGCACTGGTAACTGGGCACATGGACCAACACTAGATGGACAAGCGAATTTTGAATATATCCAACACCCAGAGCCAATGGGACAAAAACCACAATTACAACCAGGCCCAGCCTATATGCATGGAACAAATCCTAAAGATATGCGTATCCAGCAAGGGATGGGAAAATTAGAACCGAATCAATCAGCAAATAACAATGTCTTTTCAAAATCACAGCAACCACAAAACCAAAACTTCTAA
- a CDS encoding sensor histidine kinase produces the protein MLNEFLLNLLFILVGIFLQHLWSEKTGHHQNKVVIGMASAITITLCIPFPLESSFVEDLKLIPYIIGGLYGGIVTSTILFIVIVIVFTFFYGVTDTYFSFLIIYGVLGLVCGFMSSTFLNSTISKKLETMVYVTFVFTIFLFVFTNKEEIISIHTIMMLFSPTVAIFVVGYIFESIRETISLRQKIIKTEKSEVVSQLAASVSHEVRNPLTVTRGFLQLVLESDTIEKEKRDEYIKLAIDELDTASNIINDYLTFAKPAPAYWELLDIGIHLKYIEDIISSYANMNSVVIESDLVTCVIQGNKQQFQQCFLNITKNCIEAMPDGGTLKIYTSILNKHVLIEISDTGIGMSQEQINRIGEPYFSTKEKGTGLGMMVVFSIIKGMKGSISIESKQGVGTKFTIKFPIAVPR, from the coding sequence ATGCTAAATGAATTTTTATTGAATTTACTTTTTATTTTGGTTGGAATCTTCCTTCAGCATCTTTGGTCAGAAAAAACAGGTCATCACCAAAATAAAGTTGTCATTGGTATGGCTTCTGCCATAACAATTACCCTTTGTATTCCTTTTCCCTTAGAAAGTTCATTTGTTGAGGATTTAAAGCTTATTCCTTATATAATCGGAGGGCTTTATGGCGGAATTGTTACTTCGACCATTTTATTTATTGTCATTGTTATCGTATTTACCTTCTTTTATGGTGTAACCGACACATACTTTTCCTTTTTAATTATTTATGGGGTATTAGGGTTAGTGTGTGGTTTCATGTCTTCCACTTTCTTGAATTCAACCATTTCAAAGAAGCTTGAGACGATGGTTTATGTTACTTTCGTTTTTACCATTTTTTTATTTGTGTTCACAAATAAAGAAGAAATAATCTCAATTCATACAATTATGATGTTATTCTCACCAACAGTCGCTATATTTGTTGTTGGTTATATATTTGAAAGCATTCGAGAAACAATCTCTCTAAGGCAAAAAATTATTAAAACTGAAAAATCTGAAGTAGTTAGTCAACTTGCTGCTAGTGTTTCTCATGAAGTGCGTAACCCCTTGACTGTTACAAGAGGATTTTTACAACTTGTGTTAGAAAGTGACACTATTGAGAAAGAGAAAAGAGATGAGTATATTAAGCTTGCAATTGATGAGCTTGATACTGCTTCAAACATTATTAATGATTATTTAACATTTGCAAAGCCGGCACCTGCCTATTGGGAGTTGCTTGATATAGGTATTCACCTTAAATATATTGAAGACATTATCTCCTCTTATGCGAATATGAACTCTGTAGTAATCGAATCAGATCTTGTAACATGTGTTATACAGGGCAACAAGCAACAATTTCAGCAATGTTTTTTAAACATCACCAAAAACTGTATAGAAGCTATGCCAGATGGTGGAACATTAAAAATATATACATCGATCTTAAATAAACACGTTTTAATTGAGATATCTGACACCGGAATTGGCATGTCACAAGAGCAAATCAATCGGATTGGGGAGCCTTATTTTTCAACAAAGGAAAAAGGAACAGGACTAGGCATGATGGTCGTGTTTAGTATTATAAAGGGGATGAAGGGAAGCATTTCAATTGAAAGCAAGCAAGGGGTTGGAACAAAGTTTACGATAAAATT